Proteins encoded within one genomic window of Triticum aestivum cultivar Chinese Spring chromosome 2D, IWGSC CS RefSeq v2.1, whole genome shotgun sequence:
- the LOC123055454 gene encoding cell number regulator 2 has translation MASWSTGLCGCFHDARRLPYLAAGCLTFFCPCVAFGRIAEIVDKGATSCCASGTLYMLLAMTTGIGTSFYSCCYRAKLREEHGLAEKPCGDCCVHFFCGLCGLSQEYHELKNRGFDMSAGWEANAERMGKTAAPYVNSGMTR, from the exons ATGGCGTCGTGGTCCACCGGCCTCTGCGGCTGCTTCCACGACGCTCGGCGGCT ACCGTACCTTGCTGCAGGCTGCCTGACCTTCTTCTGCCCGTGCGTTGCCTTCGGGAGGATCGCCGAGATCGTCGATAAGGGGGCGACAT CATGCTGTGCGAGCGGGACGCTGTACATGCTGCTGGCCATGACGACGGGGATAGGCACCAGCTTCTACTCCTGCTGCTACCGTGCCAAGCTGCGGGAGGAGCACGGGCTCGCGGAGAAGCCCTGCGGCGACTGCTGCGTCCACTTCTTCTGCGGCCTCTGCGGCCTCTCCCAGGAGTACCACGAGCTCAAGAACCGCGGCTTCGACATGAGCGCGGGATGGGAAGCCAATGCGGAGAGGATGGGGAAGACCGCCGCGCCCTATGTGAACTCCGGGATGACTCGTTAG